The Acidobacteriota bacterium genome has a segment encoding these proteins:
- a CDS encoding anti-sigma factor antagonist: MEITVEKSGEVKELKVKGRLDGYWADHLAGALDEEIRRGSHHLMLDLSEVVFLSSAGIRVLVKYYRQLREIQGSLVVSEASEPVKKVLEISRLTGVLLTGMRDMAAVGAPSLPTTATASAMAIHLEAHGTAFDVFPCTPKATLKLRLLGDPDLLRGCRFRRDSCSTVQFPESTFGIGLGALGDSFEECRGRFGEFIAVGGTVAYLPTDGTNVPDYLVAAGSSLPDVQVCYGLACDGQFSKLVRFEAKDEAGAVKLMQLVDSLLEISEAEQSGLVIVAESAGLIGASLRRSPTGEAAKNAPFEFPGIREWLSFTGEPAYTRSLALVAGVAARGVEGILTPLLQPLTSATPIVGHFHAAAFSYRPVQKGKIELRRTVKSLFENQTLLGVLHLLSDDRVFAGAGQSQFVRGACWLAPLAETIEERS; encoded by the coding sequence ATGGAAATCACGGTAGAGAAATCAGGAGAAGTAAAAGAGCTAAAGGTCAAAGGGCGGCTGGATGGCTATTGGGCGGACCACTTGGCAGGGGCGTTGGACGAAGAGATTCGCCGTGGCTCACACCATCTGATGTTGGACCTTTCAGAGGTCGTCTTCCTCAGTTCGGCAGGCATTAGAGTCCTGGTGAAGTACTACAGGCAGTTGAGGGAAATCCAAGGCTCCCTGGTGGTCTCAGAGGCTTCCGAGCCTGTCAAGAAAGTTCTGGAAATTTCAAGACTCACCGGTGTGTTGCTCACTGGCATGAGAGATATGGCCGCGGTTGGCGCCCCCTCTCTCCCTACGACGGCGACGGCCTCTGCAATGGCTATTCATTTGGAAGCGCACGGTACAGCCTTCGACGTATTTCCCTGTACACCGAAGGCCACGCTGAAACTCCGGCTGTTGGGTGACCCGGATCTGCTGCGGGGTTGCCGTTTCCGCCGGGACAGTTGCAGTACAGTGCAGTTTCCTGAATCCACCTTCGGCATCGGCCTGGGCGCCCTGGGCGACAGTTTTGAGGAGTGCCGGGGCCGTTTCGGTGAATTTATTGCGGTCGGCGGGACCGTCGCTTATCTGCCCACGGACGGCACGAACGTACCCGACTATCTGGTGGCCGCAGGCTCCTCTTTGCCGGACGTGCAGGTTTGTTATGGCCTCGCCTGCGACGGCCAATTCTCAAAGTTGGTACGCTTCGAGGCAAAGGACGAAGCCGGGGCAGTAAAACTTATGCAACTGGTCGATTCGCTGCTGGAAATTAGCGAGGCCGAGCAGTCTGGGCTGGTCATCGTGGCTGAGTCTGCAGGATTGATAGGGGCTTCGCTGCGCCGTTCGCCTACCGGCGAGGCCGCAAAAAATGCGCCTTTCGAATTTCCCGGGATTCGCGAGTGGCTCAGCTTTACGGGGGAGCCTGCGTATACGCGTAGCCTGGCGCTCGTGGCAGGTGTGGCAGCACGTGGAGTCGAAGGGATTCTCACCCCTTTGCTGCAACCCTTGACCTCTGCCACCCCAATTGTGGGGCACTTTCACGCTGCGGCGTTTTCTTACCGTCCAGTGCAGAAAGGCAAGATCGAGCTGAGGAGAACCGTCAAATCGCTTTTCGAAAATCAGACGCTGCTCGGCGTCCTACATCTCCTGAGTGACGATCGCGTATTCGCGGGGGCAGGCCAGAGCCAGTTTGTTCGCGGAGCGTGCTGGCTTGCTCCGCTTGCCGAAACCATTGAAGAGAGGTCATAG
- a CDS encoding hybrid sensor histidine kinase/response regulator, with protein MVSGRGDTVSMLDLFRSELERHSFALEQGLVSVEACEEHLQQLMRAAHSVGGAARIVQLDCAARLARAMEDVLRAGQKTEYRLSRDVVDSLRTANEVFRQLVQNNVEDIPAKLESRRDDIERIIHQLVLLTPQQTESHAPAEPVAGPPPSAAVDISLLELFRTELETHSRVLEEGLVETEARQDPELIKSLMRAAHSLKGAARIIGLDSAVKLAHAMEDMLSSAQRGERQLSHVDFDLLLQGTDVFTRLAGHEPVDIPAALEEAAPSIRELTVKFRLPSSSAQTEPAPPQSVIVPASPPAAGASPKAHVDKTEATSVRVSVENLNRLSGLAGECLVEVKTLHPLTQTVQRIKQRHTMLGKVIEQALEALRKESEVEARGQLEEALRESGWIHSTIPLFQTELERFSGKLERLANRMYDDAVASRMRPFSDGLHGFARMVRDMAKSLGKHVRFSAEGETTPVDRDILEKLEAPLTHLLRNALDHGLEIPEVRAQAGKPPEGRLTLSARHVAGMLDISVTDDGGGIDLERLRQKIVAKGHATSEMVEKLSEGELLDFLFLPGFSTSQRVTEISGRGVGLDVVQSMARRVGGNVRIESRLGQGTRVTLQLPLTLSVLRTMMFEVKGQPYALPLTRIDRVLSIPPTDIQVVEDRQYCRFDEQNIGLVDATQVLDLAGSDRPAGSLRLVVLSDRLNRYGLVVDRLIGEHDLVVLPLPARLGKVPNVSAGAILENGSPVAILDSEDLVRSIDNLLTGGSLVKLGAQAKAQKAKRKCVLVVDDSLTVREVERRLLENRGYEVTVAVDGIDGWNALQTTHFDLVVTDVDMPRMDGIELVKRIKGSAPTASVPVMIVSYKDHDEYRTRGLEAGASYYLTKGSFHDEALVNAVRDLIGEAEK; from the coding sequence GTGGTGAGTGGACGGGGCGACACGGTGTCGATGCTCGACCTGTTCCGTTCGGAACTGGAGAGACACTCTTTCGCTCTCGAACAAGGGCTGGTGAGCGTCGAGGCGTGCGAGGAGCATCTTCAGCAGCTGATGCGTGCTGCACATTCTGTGGGGGGCGCTGCCCGCATTGTCCAACTTGATTGCGCCGCGCGGCTGGCGCGGGCGATGGAGGATGTCCTGCGGGCAGGGCAGAAAACCGAGTATCGATTGAGTCGTGATGTAGTCGATTCCTTGCGTACAGCAAACGAGGTCTTTCGTCAACTGGTACAGAACAACGTGGAGGATATACCGGCAAAGCTTGAAAGCCGCCGCGACGATATCGAACGAATCATACACCAGTTGGTCTTGCTTACCCCTCAACAGACAGAGTCTCATGCGCCGGCGGAACCTGTCGCCGGACCGCCGCCATCGGCGGCCGTCGATATATCCCTGCTCGAATTGTTCCGAACTGAACTGGAAACCCACTCCCGCGTGCTTGAGGAAGGCCTGGTAGAAACAGAAGCCCGGCAAGATCCTGAACTGATCAAGTCATTGATGCGTGCCGCACACTCACTCAAGGGGGCCGCGCGAATTATTGGCCTGGATTCCGCCGTGAAGCTGGCCCACGCGATGGAGGACATGCTCAGCTCAGCCCAACGCGGCGAGCGGCAACTGTCGCATGTGGATTTCGACCTGCTACTCCAGGGCACTGACGTGTTCACCCGCCTGGCCGGACACGAACCTGTTGACATTCCTGCTGCGCTTGAGGAAGCCGCTCCCAGCATCAGAGAACTGACCGTAAAGTTCAGGTTGCCTTCGAGTTCCGCCCAAACCGAGCCCGCTCCTCCTCAGTCCGTTATTGTTCCAGCGTCTCCACCGGCGGCCGGAGCATCCCCAAAGGCTCATGTCGATAAGACAGAGGCGACCTCAGTGCGCGTGTCTGTAGAGAACCTGAACCGGCTGAGCGGACTTGCAGGCGAATGCCTGGTGGAAGTTAAGACGCTCCACCCTCTCACACAAACTGTGCAACGCATCAAACAGCGGCACACGATGCTTGGGAAAGTGATTGAACAGGCGCTGGAAGCATTGCGGAAAGAGTCTGAAGTCGAAGCACGGGGCCAGTTGGAAGAAGCTCTCAGGGAATCCGGGTGGATCCACAGTACGATTCCCCTTTTCCAGACAGAACTTGAGCGCTTCTCTGGAAAGTTGGAACGCCTGGCCAACCGCATGTACGACGACGCAGTCGCAAGCCGAATGCGACCTTTTTCTGATGGGCTGCACGGTTTCGCGCGTATGGTGCGCGACATGGCGAAATCGCTCGGCAAGCATGTTCGGTTCTCAGCCGAAGGCGAGACGACGCCGGTCGATCGAGACATCCTCGAAAAGCTTGAGGCCCCGTTGACTCACCTGCTTCGGAATGCGTTGGATCATGGACTGGAGATACCGGAGGTACGGGCACAGGCCGGTAAGCCACCAGAAGGAAGGCTGACTCTCTCGGCCCGCCACGTCGCGGGGATGCTGGATATCTCCGTTACGGACGACGGGGGCGGGATCGACCTGGAGCGGCTTCGGCAGAAGATTGTGGCCAAGGGGCACGCAACCTCCGAGATGGTGGAAAAGTTGAGCGAAGGAGAGTTGCTGGACTTCCTGTTTCTCCCTGGCTTTTCCACCTCACAGCGAGTGACGGAGATCTCCGGGCGAGGAGTCGGGCTGGACGTGGTGCAATCGATGGCGCGCCGGGTGGGCGGGAACGTACGAATTGAGTCAAGGCTGGGGCAAGGCACGCGGGTCACGCTCCAGTTGCCCCTCACGCTCTCCGTCTTGAGGACTATGATGTTCGAGGTCAAGGGGCAGCCTTATGCCCTGCCGCTTACGCGCATTGACCGTGTGCTGAGCATTCCTCCCACAGACATCCAGGTGGTTGAAGATCGGCAGTATTGCCGGTTCGACGAGCAGAATATTGGCCTGGTTGATGCCACTCAGGTGCTGGACCTGGCAGGTTCTGATCGGCCTGCCGGCAGTCTGCGCTTGGTAGTGCTCAGTGATCGACTCAACCGCTACGGCTTGGTCGTGGACCGACTGATTGGCGAGCACGACCTCGTAGTGCTCCCACTTCCCGCCCGGTTGGGAAAGGTGCCAAACGTGAGCGCTGGTGCCATTCTGGAAAATGGATCGCCGGTAGCAATCCTAGATAGCGAAGACCTTGTGCGTTCCATCGACAATTTGTTGACAGGCGGAAGCCTGGTGAAACTTGGTGCGCAGGCAAAGGCTCAGAAGGCGAAGCGAAAATGCGTCCTGGTAGTTGACGATTCACTCACCGTGCGCGAGGTGGAGCGGCGACTGCTTGAAAATCGGGGGTACGAAGTAACCGTCGCAGTGGATGGTATCGATGGCTGGAACGCCCTGCAAACCACCCACTTTGACCTTGTAGTGACGGACGTCGACATGCCGCGGATGGACGGCATCGAACTTGTTAAGCGCATCAAAGGCTCCGCTCCTACGGCCTCCGTCCCGGTGATGATCGTTTCATACAAAGATCACGATGAATACCGAACTCGAGGTTTGGAGGCCGGCGCCAGCTATTACCTGACCAAGGGCAGTTTCCACGATGAAGCCCTGGTGAATGCTGTCCGTGACTTGATAGGAGAGGCGGAAAAGTGA
- a CDS encoding ATP-binding cassette domain-containing protein: MLEMQNVVKVFNPGTPSEVRAIEGVHLKLAEGAFVAIIGTNGSGKSTLLNAVAGAFLIDTGTISLDGTDITAWPEHRRARLMGRVFQNPFSGTSPNLTIAENLVLAARRGLPRGIGWALNKKTKDELRERVRQLNMGLEDRLNNIIGSLSGGQRQALTLLMATWLKPRLLLLDEHTAALDPKSADQVIALTDAIVTRGRLTTLMVTHSMHQAANLGDQLIMMHRGRIIQEFKGAEKRRIRVDDLLARFEEVRRADQLDETAAEMLERIYI; this comes from the coding sequence ATGCTTGAAATGCAAAATGTGGTCAAAGTTTTTAACCCAGGGACCCCTAGTGAAGTCCGAGCAATCGAGGGCGTACATCTGAAGCTTGCAGAAGGCGCTTTCGTAGCGATCATTGGAACGAACGGATCGGGGAAATCGACTTTGCTCAATGCAGTGGCCGGCGCCTTTCTGATTGATACCGGCACAATTTCCCTGGATGGCACCGATATCACGGCCTGGCCTGAACACCGGCGGGCACGGCTGATGGGCCGCGTATTTCAGAATCCCTTTAGTGGAACCTCCCCGAACCTGACAATCGCCGAAAACCTGGTGCTAGCAGCACGGCGCGGCCTGCCACGCGGGATCGGCTGGGCGCTGAACAAAAAAACAAAGGATGAACTTCGGGAACGTGTGCGGCAGTTAAATATGGGCCTTGAGGATCGGCTGAATAATATCATCGGCAGCCTTTCCGGCGGGCAGCGGCAGGCACTGACCCTTTTGATGGCAACCTGGTTGAAGCCCCGACTGCTCCTGCTGGACGAGCACACGGCCGCTTTGGATCCGAAGAGCGCCGACCAAGTGATTGCCCTGACGGATGCAATCGTCACGCGTGGCCGGCTGACAACCCTCATGGTGACACATTCGATGCACCAGGCAGCCAATCTGGGAGACCAACTGATCATGATGCATCGCGGCAGGATTATCCAGGAATTCAAGGGTGCGGAAAAGAGGCGCATCCGAGTCGACGATCTATTGGCGCGTTTCGAGGAGGTGCGGCGCGCTGACCAGTTGGATGAGACTGCTGCCGAGATGCTGGAGCGAATCTACATCTGA
- the cheB gene encoding chemotaxis-specific protein-glutamate methyltransferase CheB has protein sequence MRIGIVNDLALAVEVLRRLVHSVPDYEVAWTAGTGIEAAEKCARDCPDLILMDLIMPLMDGAQATRIIMKESPCAILVVTATVAGNADKVFAALSAGALDAVATPVFGPGGGINGGEELLRKIAVIGKLIALAGRGTPAAAPSKPQIAPVRPPRLVALGASTGGPNALAIILRSLPKNLEAALVVVQHLDAQFAPALVEWLGNQTDLPVSLIRENLAPEAGRVFVAGTNDHLVIDADLTFHYTAEPVDYPYRPSVDEFFLSLGRHWPQPGVACLLTGMGRDGAQGLLVLHRAGWKTIAQDEKTCVVYGMPRAAMEAGAVAQLLPVERISVAILDEVRKEKVA, from the coding sequence ATGCGTATTGGCATCGTCAACGATCTAGCGCTGGCAGTAGAGGTGCTTCGGCGCTTGGTGCACAGTGTCCCGGATTACGAAGTGGCATGGACTGCTGGAACCGGCATTGAGGCAGCGGAGAAGTGTGCCCGCGATTGCCCGGATCTGATTCTGATGGACCTCATCATGCCATTGATGGACGGCGCGCAAGCCACCCGCATCATCATGAAAGAATCACCTTGCGCCATCCTGGTCGTCACTGCAACTGTGGCCGGCAATGCGGACAAAGTTTTTGCGGCCTTGAGTGCGGGGGCACTGGACGCCGTGGCTACTCCTGTTTTCGGTCCCGGTGGGGGGATAAACGGCGGGGAGGAACTCCTGCGGAAAATTGCAGTGATAGGAAAACTCATCGCTTTAGCTGGACGGGGAACTCCTGCGGCCGCTCCGTCGAAACCTCAGATCGCGCCTGTACGTCCGCCTCGACTGGTGGCATTGGGGGCCTCGACTGGTGGCCCTAATGCTTTGGCGATTATTCTGCGCAGCCTGCCAAAGAACCTGGAAGCGGCCCTGGTTGTAGTTCAACACCTCGATGCGCAGTTTGCCCCGGCGCTTGTTGAATGGCTGGGCAACCAGACTGATCTTCCAGTATCGCTCATCCGGGAGAATCTCGCGCCCGAGGCAGGCAGAGTTTTCGTGGCAGGGACCAATGATCATTTGGTAATCGACGCCGACCTCACTTTTCATTACACCGCTGAGCCCGTGGACTATCCTTACCGGCCCTCGGTGGACGAGTTTTTCCTGAGCCTGGGACGCCACTGGCCACAACCCGGAGTAGCCTGCCTGCTGACGGGAATGGGCCGGGATGGAGCGCAGGGGCTGTTGGTACTTCACCGAGCAGGGTGGAAAACGATTGCGCAAGATGAAAAAACTTGTGTTGTTTACGGTATGCCTCGTGCAGCGATGGAAGCAGGAGCAGTGGCACAATTGCTCCCTGTTGAGCGTATTTCAGTTGCCATCCTGGACGAAGTCAGAAAAGAGAAGGTAGCATAG
- a CDS encoding chemotaxis protein CheW, translated as MLLLTFEAGGQPYGIEARKIIQVAPYPACTRLPHAPPYIAGLATWHGQTLPVIDLSALLEGTPARPLLSTRLLIVDHPCSNGGSQPLGLLVEKAVETIRQDETRCEPQKVTIPEAPYLSGTAEHDGRLIQRLAIEELLPPSVRQLLFPYLEAA; from the coding sequence ATGCTGCTCCTTACTTTCGAGGCAGGCGGTCAACCTTATGGGATCGAGGCCCGGAAGATCATCCAGGTGGCGCCTTATCCTGCGTGCACTCGGCTGCCACACGCTCCCCCCTACATTGCAGGACTCGCCACCTGGCATGGGCAGACTCTGCCTGTGATCGACCTCTCTGCGCTGCTTGAGGGCACTCCTGCGCGCCCGCTGCTCAGCACGCGGCTCCTGATTGTTGACCATCCATGCTCCAACGGCGGCTCGCAGCCTCTCGGCTTGTTAGTGGAAAAGGCTGTTGAAACGATCCGACAGGACGAGACCCGTTGCGAGCCACAAAAGGTGACGATTCCTGAGGCGCCTTACCTTAGCGGAACAGCAGAACACGACGGGCGGCTGATTCAACGGCTGGCAATTGAAGAACTTTTGCCTCCTTCGGTGCGGCAACTTCTCTTTCCTTACCTGGAGGCAGCATGA
- a CDS encoding chemotaxis protein CheW, producing MTNTKADNDYLCWREIGTAGDGSCDLLGEYVHCRNCPQYSAIGRTLFDREMSADYRQEVSEELAAAAAVTEETESLLILRTGSEWFALRTQRFEGISTYQKPYVVPFRSGSLLAGLVNVNGELLLCISLEAALGLPPGSGTETAGRPRLCVVGNGNERFAFGVDEILGVRHVPSRKMQHVPVTLAKSPSAQVISCFEVDGRNVGLIDEQRLFNSLDRSLQW from the coding sequence ATGACGAACACAAAGGCAGACAACGATTACTTGTGTTGGCGTGAAATTGGGACGGCCGGTGACGGCTCCTGCGATCTGCTGGGCGAATACGTGCACTGCCGCAACTGCCCGCAATACTCGGCCATAGGGCGCACGTTGTTCGATCGGGAAATGTCGGCCGACTACCGGCAAGAAGTCTCAGAAGAACTGGCTGCCGCCGCTGCGGTGACCGAGGAGACGGAGTCACTACTAATACTCCGGACTGGTTCCGAATGGTTTGCGCTCCGAACCCAACGCTTCGAGGGGATTTCGACGTACCAGAAACCCTACGTCGTTCCATTTCGGTCCGGCTCATTGCTGGCAGGGTTGGTGAACGTCAACGGCGAGTTACTTCTTTGTATTTCATTGGAAGCGGCTTTGGGGTTGCCGCCCGGATCGGGGACAGAAACAGCAGGCCGGCCGCGCCTTTGTGTGGTGGGAAACGGGAATGAGAGGTTCGCCTTTGGCGTGGACGAGATTCTGGGTGTGCGCCACGTTCCCAGCCGCAAGATGCAGCATGTTCCGGTAACGCTCGCAAAGTCTCCGTCCGCACAGGTCATCTCCTGCTTTGAGGTCGATGGGCGCAACGTTGGCTTGATCGACGAGCAAAGACTGTTCAACTCATTGGATAGGAGTCTGCAGTGGTGA
- a CDS encoding anti-sigma factor antagonist, with amino-acid sequence MTFNEENVEGIIVLAIGGKINTEASESFSKKMTSLIENGARQMLLDLSGVDYINSSGLRALLAAAKKMADLGGKMALADVAELIYRVLEVSGCTSHIRVYHSREEALKSLKV; translated from the coding sequence ATGACCTTTAACGAGGAGAACGTTGAGGGTATTATCGTCCTGGCGATAGGCGGAAAAATAAATACCGAGGCCTCAGAAAGCTTTTCCAAAAAAATGACCAGCCTTATCGAAAACGGAGCGCGTCAAATGCTTCTAGATTTATCCGGCGTGGACTACATCAATAGCTCCGGCTTGCGGGCACTCCTGGCGGCGGCCAAGAAGATGGCAGATCTGGGTGGAAAGATGGCCCTGGCAGATGTGGCTGAATTGATCTATCGGGTCCTCGAAGTATCAGGGTGTACTTCTCACATCCGTGTCTATCATTCCCGGGAGGAAGCGCTCAAGTCTCTCAAAGTCTAA
- a CDS encoding ABC transporter substrate-binding protein produces MWLVTKRLSLGLALILLASAVLLVSDWGRRESRGGVTGVNKKWVVNLLEYVNVEDSEESERGILEGLRQSGLVEGRDYEVTIRNAQGDMTTLNGLVDAALTARAGLLMTLSTPTLQAAIRKSPQRMPIVFTYLADPISAGAGRSFTEHRPNVTGVATGGADQEVLAILHECLPHARRIGTIVVPSEVNTVYHRDQLVLEARKMGIEVVSVPANTSSDLPDAALALCSMKIDAVCQVAGNLTATGFTSIARAARDARLPTFAFMSSAAEQGAVAVVARDYYDGGIETAQLAVRVMRGEDPASIPVQPLIKNKIILNLVTARAIGFTVPQSIVQNADRVIDR; encoded by the coding sequence ATGTGGCTCGTTACCAAGCGGTTGTCTCTGGGATTGGCGCTGATTCTGCTCGCCTCAGCGGTTTTGCTGGTTTCTGATTGGGGCAGGCGCGAGAGTCGCGGCGGCGTTACCGGAGTAAACAAGAAATGGGTGGTGAATCTTTTGGAGTATGTGAATGTGGAGGACTCGGAAGAGTCGGAGAGAGGGATTTTGGAAGGCCTACGGCAATCCGGTCTGGTGGAAGGACGCGACTATGAGGTGACGATCCGCAACGCGCAAGGGGACATGACAACACTGAACGGCCTGGTGGATGCCGCGTTGACCGCCAGAGCCGGTCTACTGATGACACTCTCGACGCCGACCTTGCAGGCGGCCATTCGCAAGTCCCCGCAGCGGATGCCGATCGTTTTCACTTATCTCGCTGATCCCATCTCCGCCGGCGCAGGCCGCAGTTTTACAGAGCATCGTCCCAACGTAACAGGAGTGGCTACGGGTGGCGCGGATCAGGAAGTGCTTGCAATACTTCACGAGTGCCTCCCTCACGCCCGGCGGATTGGAACGATCGTGGTGCCTTCGGAGGTGAACACGGTTTACCACCGGGACCAATTGGTGTTGGAAGCGCGAAAAATGGGAATCGAAGTGGTATCGGTACCGGCCAATACGAGTTCGGATTTGCCGGATGCCGCCCTGGCTTTGTGCAGCATGAAAATTGACGCGGTATGCCAGGTTGCGGGCAATCTCACTGCCACTGGCTTCACCAGCATTGCTCGCGCGGCACGAGACGCCAGGCTACCGACGTTTGCATTCATGAGTTCCGCGGCGGAACAGGGAGCCGTTGCCGTCGTTGCGCGCGACTACTACGATGGTGGCATTGAGACTGCGCAGCTTGCAGTCCGGGTAATGCGTGGAGAGGATCCGGCCTCCATCCCGGTTCAGCCACTCATCAAGAACAAGATCATTCTCAACTTGGTGACCGCACGGGCCATTGGGTTCACGGTTCCCCAATCAATCGTTCAAAACGCTGACAGGGTGATCGACAGGTAA
- a CDS encoding ATP-binding protein: MESRLSLVLRNDLCELQRMSEAVSAWCRGNGISAATEFHVNLALDEIVSNVIRYGWKDDREHYVGVRACHSGNALDVEVEDDGAPFNPLEVPSPNLNCPPAERPVGGLGIHLVRQVMDRLEYQRLNDKNLLVMKKIIDRA; the protein is encoded by the coding sequence ATGGAAAGCCGCTTGTCCCTCGTACTGAGAAACGATCTCTGCGAACTGCAGAGAATGTCAGAGGCCGTGTCAGCCTGGTGCCGTGGCAACGGAATTTCCGCCGCGACGGAATTCCATGTCAATCTAGCCCTGGATGAAATCGTCAGCAACGTCATCCGCTACGGTTGGAAAGACGACAGAGAGCATTACGTCGGCGTCCGTGCATGCCACTCCGGAAATGCATTGGATGTTGAGGTTGAAGATGACGGTGCTCCCTTTAACCCGCTGGAAGTCCCAAGTCCTAACCTTAACTGTCCACCGGCTGAGCGCCCCGTGGGTGGATTAGGAATCCACCTGGTTCGGCAGGTCATGGATAGGCTGGAATACCAGCGGCTCAACGATAAGAACTTATTGGTCATGAAGAAAATCATCGACCGCGCATAA
- a CDS encoding ABC transporter permease: protein MSLLIGAMTIGFILSLLALGVFISFRIFSFPDITADGSSTLGAAVAAAMIVKGVNPVAASAAGFGAGFVAGAVTGTLATKFKINGLLSGILVMTGLYSVNLHIMGRSNVPLLGEKTLATYAQEMGTTVLGGRASLNVMGWEVSSLDASVLVLTFVSIALTGVLLYAFFQTHLGTAMRATGDNSQMIRALGVNDGNMIVLGLAVSNGLVALSGAFLAQYQGFADVQMGIGMVVWGLASVIIGEALVGTRQLGFIICGAVMGSVLFRLLVAIALRLGLNPNDLKLITAVFVFLALVLPSLMRKLRLRRVRLSHA from the coding sequence ATGAGCCTCCTGATTGGTGCAATGACAATTGGATTTATCCTTTCACTGCTGGCCTTGGGCGTGTTTATCAGTTTTCGCATCTTCAGCTTTCCGGACATTACGGCTGACGGGTCGAGCACGCTGGGCGCAGCGGTTGCTGCGGCGATGATTGTTAAAGGAGTGAATCCCGTGGCAGCCTCCGCTGCGGGTTTTGGAGCAGGTTTCGTGGCCGGTGCCGTAACAGGCACACTGGCCACTAAATTCAAAATCAATGGATTGCTTTCCGGCATCTTGGTGATGACGGGACTCTACTCAGTTAATCTGCACATCATGGGGCGCAGCAATGTACCTTTGCTGGGGGAAAAGACACTTGCGACCTACGCTCAGGAGATGGGCACAACGGTGCTTGGCGGCCGCGCGAGCCTGAATGTGATGGGTTGGGAAGTATCCAGCCTCGACGCCTCCGTACTGGTTTTGACCTTTGTTTCAATCGCGCTGACGGGCGTGCTCTTGTATGCATTCTTTCAGACCCACCTCGGAACGGCGATGCGTGCGACCGGAGACAATAGCCAGATGATCCGGGCGTTAGGGGTGAACGACGGCAACATGATCGTGCTGGGCCTTGCGGTCTCAAACGGTCTGGTGGCGCTTTCCGGTGCTTTTCTGGCGCAATACCAGGGTTTCGCTGATGTCCAGATGGGCATTGGCATGGTGGTTTGGGGGCTGGCGAGTGTCATCATAGGGGAAGCACTGGTGGGAACACGCCAACTCGGTTTTATTATTTGTGGTGCAGTGATGGGTTCGGTGTTGTTCCGTCTGCTGGTGGCAATTGCCCTGCGTCTGGGATTGAACCCGAACGACCTTAAACTGATCACCGCGGTCTTCGTCTTTTTAGCCTTGGTTTTGCCCAGCCTGATGCGCAAGTTGAGGTTACGGAGGGTCAGACTGTCCCATGCTTGA